One Candidatus Thermoplasmatota archaeon DNA segment encodes these proteins:
- a CDS encoding helix-turn-helix transcriptional regulator, which produces MVSTEAERLQTDIAGRLVLAPAPGAEIRRLRERCGFTQERLAELLGIARETLSRIEGDRLKPTLEVVQRLSAIAALSDATREHVAETEALGLPPDGAWLARVAKSLRLSKETADEVALAAMIGYDRKKSSWIRELAGGR; this is translated from the coding sequence GTGGTTTCCACGGAGGCCGAGCGGCTGCAAACGGACATCGCCGGGCGCCTTGTCCTTGCGCCCGCCCCGGGAGCGGAAATCCGCCGCTTGCGGGAACGTTGCGGCTTCACGCAGGAACGCCTCGCCGAGCTTCTGGGCATCGCGCGCGAGACGCTCTCGCGCATCGAGGGCGACCGGCTGAAGCCCACGCTCGAGGTCGTGCAGCGCCTTTCCGCCATCGCCGCGCTGTCGGACGCGACGCGCGAGCACGTGGCCGAGACCGAGGCCCTCGGGCTTCCTCCCGACGGGGCTTGGCTTGCCCGCGTGGCCAAGAGCCTGCGCCTTTCCAAGGAGACCGCCGACGAGGTCGCGCTTGCGGCCATGATCGGTTACGATCGCAAGAAGAGCAGTTGGATCCGCGAACTGGCGGGTGGACGATGA
- a CDS encoding 50S ribosomal protein L16 → MPGKPGSMYRWITQMAYTRREYMGGVPGSRITQFDLGDKTTDFPVRLALVAKERCQIRHNALEAARVSTNRVLMKYTGATGYNLKIRVYPHHVLRENKQASGAGADRVSQGMRQSFGKAIGTAARVEPGQVLIEVGVKAEHAKWAKESLRKANTKLPTPCDIVVQKGAEHMRDHAAEEEAPAAR, encoded by the coding sequence ATGCCCGGCAAGCCCGGTTCGATGTATCGCTGGATCACGCAGATGGCGTACACGCGCCGCGAGTACATGGGCGGCGTGCCGGGCAGCCGCATCACGCAATTCGACCTTGGCGACAAGACGACGGACTTCCCGGTCCGCCTTGCGCTTGTGGCCAAGGAGCGCTGCCAGATCCGGCACAACGCGCTGGAGGCCGCGCGCGTGAGCACGAACCGCGTCCTCATGAAGTACACGGGCGCCACGGGCTACAACCTGAAGATCCGCGTCTACCCGCACCACGTCCTGCGCGAGAACAAGCAGGCCTCCGGCGCCGGTGCCGATCGCGTGTCGCAAGGCATGCGCCAGTCCTTCGGAAAGGCCATCGGCACGGCCGCGCGCGTCGAGCCGGGCCAAGTCTTGATCGAAGTCGGCGTCAAGGCCGAGCACGCGAAGTGGGCCAAGGAGTCCCTCCGCAAAGCCAACACGAAGCTTCCGACGCCTTGCGACATCGTCGTCCAGAAGGGCGCCGAGCACATGCGCGACCATGCGGCGGAAGAGGAAGCCCCCGCCGCACGCTAG
- a CDS encoding fibronectin type III domain-containing protein: MRSPGVAIGLALLLFVSTLPAPSTQAATSGTGAEVVQDDEGDHLDAFGPATDVLRVGARTEPTLLRFFVKVQDPQPPPTIVRYRLGFTVVGGLSYYATASYAPSGQVTGGTLWRAVPETARISGTAIVVDWLGSELRFTIARSLLGNPADGTELLQITAAVTSTPTAASEVRSTLTFYDDTEPGSYVVGFNTPFTVPSEPLNPAASGNLERITVTWNAPASNGGSDILSYQLYRGTASGNLAPRATLPASARNFHDADVLAGTQYFYRVAAVNGVGEGPPSNEVSARLATPVQPNPPTPPRNVTASGGNGAIYLEWQAPASNGGAAVQQYSVYRAGALVANTTNTFFYHDGLPNQQTFCYNVTASNVAGESAPSQGACATTTSSPPPGFPVPSAATGIGPGSKIFINGGMCTANFVWTDGVKRYLGSAGHCFLPSDRTATHGPGADFNASGVVVRVCVSSCLFGGATGGFVAGNLVTLGKVAYARQSENGAAVGNDFGIVEIPPSLWTLVRPSLPVWGGPVAGPDGRSTLGQTLCHYGVGWVMGETFATMARAGVGIGQSDAAGSFTYAGATISGDSGSAVVTCQVNTQTGVRGLAPVGIHTHSDLGAVVISLPGIKHGTTIAKAKSMAQQAGISLSLVYSG, encoded by the coding sequence GTGCGGTCGCCAGGAGTAGCCATCGGTCTTGCGCTCCTGCTTTTCGTCTCCACCCTTCCGGCGCCCTCCACGCAGGCGGCCACGTCCGGCACGGGCGCGGAGGTTGTCCAAGACGACGAGGGCGACCACCTCGACGCCTTTGGGCCGGCCACCGACGTCCTGCGCGTGGGCGCGCGCACCGAGCCGACGCTGCTCCGGTTCTTCGTCAAGGTCCAGGACCCGCAGCCTCCCCCCACGATCGTCCGCTACCGCCTCGGATTCACCGTGGTGGGCGGGCTTTCGTACTACGCCACCGCCTCCTACGCGCCCTCGGGGCAGGTGACGGGCGGCACGCTCTGGCGCGCCGTTCCCGAGACCGCTCGCATCTCGGGCACCGCCATCGTCGTCGATTGGCTCGGCTCCGAGCTTCGGTTCACGATCGCGCGGTCGCTCCTTGGCAACCCAGCCGACGGCACGGAGCTCTTGCAGATCACGGCCGCCGTCACCTCCACGCCGACGGCCGCCTCGGAGGTGCGCAGCACGCTCACCTTCTACGACGACACGGAGCCCGGGTCCTACGTGGTCGGATTCAACACGCCTTTCACCGTCCCGAGCGAGCCCCTGAACCCCGCCGCCTCGGGCAACCTCGAGCGCATCACGGTCACCTGGAACGCGCCGGCCAGCAACGGCGGCTCGGACATCCTCTCCTACCAGCTCTACCGTGGAACCGCAAGCGGCAACCTCGCGCCGCGGGCGACGCTTCCGGCCTCCGCGCGCAACTTCCACGACGCAGACGTCCTGGCGGGCACGCAGTACTTCTATCGGGTCGCCGCCGTAAACGGCGTGGGCGAGGGCCCGCCAAGCAACGAAGTGTCCGCGCGCCTGGCGACCCCCGTCCAGCCCAATCCGCCCACGCCGCCGCGGAACGTCACGGCCTCGGGAGGAAACGGAGCGATCTACCTCGAATGGCAGGCGCCGGCGAGCAACGGCGGCGCGGCGGTCCAGCAGTATTCCGTGTACCGCGCGGGCGCCCTTGTCGCCAACACGACGAACACGTTCTTCTATCACGACGGGCTGCCCAACCAGCAGACGTTCTGCTACAACGTCACGGCCTCGAACGTCGCGGGCGAGAGCGCGCCAAGCCAGGGGGCGTGCGCGACCACGACGAGCTCGCCTCCGCCGGGCTTTCCCGTGCCCTCGGCGGCCACGGGCATCGGACCCGGATCGAAGATCTTCATCAACGGAGGCATGTGCACGGCGAACTTCGTCTGGACCGACGGCGTGAAGCGCTACCTCGGTTCGGCCGGGCACTGCTTCCTGCCCTCCGACCGGACGGCCACGCACGGACCCGGCGCGGACTTCAACGCAAGCGGCGTCGTCGTCCGCGTGTGCGTGTCAAGCTGCCTCTTCGGCGGCGCGACGGGCGGCTTTGTCGCCGGCAACCTCGTGACGCTTGGCAAGGTGGCCTACGCGCGCCAGAGCGAGAACGGCGCGGCGGTGGGCAACGACTTCGGAATCGTGGAGATCCCGCCTTCGCTGTGGACGCTCGTGCGCCCGTCGCTTCCGGTGTGGGGAGGACCCGTGGCGGGACCCGACGGGCGCTCGACCCTCGGGCAGACCCTCTGCCACTACGGCGTCGGCTGGGTCATGGGAGAGACTTTTGCCACGATGGCCCGCGCAGGCGTGGGCATCGGCCAAAGCGACGCCGCCGGGTCGTTCACCTACGCCGGCGCGACCATCTCCGGCGACTCCGGCTCGGCCGTCGTGACCTGCCAGGTCAACACGCAGACGGGCGTGCGCGGCCTTGCGCCCGTGGGCATCCACACGCACAGCGACCTTGGCGCAGTCGTCATCAGCCTACCGGGCATCAAGCACGGGACGACGATCGCAAAGGCGAAATCCATGGCCCAGCAGGCGGGAATCTCGCTCTCGCTCGTGTACAGTGGCTAG
- a CDS encoding winged helix-turn-helix transcriptional regulator, protein MRNASVYALALVAGFALAAGAAQAATGWVEIGGHAKAGSSVSLAHDLRLLPLPSIDLSLPGLSLGVSSEGSAAGTEEASVSTMSDASAGTGAGAFLPPHVEAALPAAAAAAAGLAGAAVAFEPVRHGLFLLLAPLYSRIRRNDVLDHEVRERIYQKIQTAPGMTIQELTTEAGVGWGTTVYHLARLEKEKLVVSRKFGSNRRYFANGTVAPQNAQAISILRNDVSLRIASFVRDNPGAAQKDVCENLGISPPVASKYLRRMQEASLVQSERDWRHVKYYPGENLDAMMRTTAGEADPAPVAAPGLASA, encoded by the coding sequence GTGAGAAACGCTTCCGTGTACGCGCTCGCACTCGTCGCCGGCTTTGCGCTGGCGGCAGGCGCCGCGCAGGCCGCGACGGGCTGGGTCGAGATCGGAGGCCACGCCAAGGCCGGAAGCTCCGTCTCGCTCGCGCACGACCTGCGCCTGCTCCCGCTTCCAAGCATCGACCTCTCGCTGCCGGGCCTCTCGCTTGGCGTCTCCTCGGAAGGCTCTGCCGCCGGAACCGAGGAAGCCTCCGTCTCCACGATGTCGGACGCTTCCGCCGGGACGGGCGCGGGTGCCTTCCTTCCGCCGCACGTGGAGGCGGCGCTTCCGGCCGCCGCCGCGGCCGCCGCCGGACTTGCCGGCGCCGCCGTCGCCTTCGAGCCCGTGCGCCACGGCCTCTTCCTGCTCCTTGCCCCCCTGTACTCGCGCATCCGCCGCAACGACGTGCTCGACCACGAGGTGCGCGAGCGGATCTACCAGAAGATCCAAACCGCCCCGGGCATGACGATCCAGGAGCTCACCACCGAGGCGGGCGTCGGGTGGGGCACGACCGTGTACCACCTGGCGCGTCTCGAGAAGGAGAAGCTCGTCGTGTCGCGCAAGTTCGGCTCCAACCGCCGCTACTTTGCGAACGGCACCGTCGCGCCGCAGAACGCGCAGGCGATCTCGATCCTTCGCAACGACGTGAGCCTGCGCATCGCTTCGTTCGTCCGGGACAACCCCGGCGCGGCGCAGAAGGACGTGTGCGAGAACCTCGGCATCTCCCCGCCGGTCGCAAGCAAGTACCTGCGACGCATGCAGGAAGCCTCGCTCGTGCAGAGCGAGCGCGACTGGCGGCACGTGAAGTACTATCCGGGCGAGAACCTCGACGCGATGATGCGCACGACGGCCGGCGAGGCCGACCCGGCGCCCGTTGCGGCCCCCGGCCTTGCCTCCGCCTAG